One genomic region from Thermodesulfobacteriota bacterium encodes:
- a CDS encoding response regulator, with translation MEENKKILVVDDEESIHLLYREELEEEGYQVFSAMNGEEALEIFGSNPIDLVILDINMPGMDGIEVLRQLKAQKPSLPVILSTAYSEYKHDLGSWASDDYIVKSSSLDELKTSIRKRLE, from the coding sequence GTGGAAGAGAACAAAAAAATCCTTGTGGTAGATGATGAAGAAAGCATCCATCTGCTCTATCGGGAAGAGCTGGAAGAAGAAGGCTATCAAGTTTTTTCAGCGATGAATGGGGAAGAGGCCCTCGAAATATTCGGATCTAATCCCATAGATCTTGTGATTCTGGATATAAACATGCCGGGAATGGATGGCATAGAGGTGTTAAGGCAGCTCAAGGCCCAAAAGCCCTCTCTGCCCGTCATTCTAAGCACAGCATATAGCGAATACAAACACGACCTGGGGTCATGGGCGTCTGATGATTATATCGTCAAGTCGTCAAGCCTGGATGAGTTGAAAACGTCTATTAGAAAACGACTGGAATAG
- a CDS encoding iron-containing alcohol dehydrogenase, translated as MKVKIRELNLPVPTRVIYGQKLIDEMVTFLPATVRKVTIVIGKGSVRRSGLLDRILTPLQKHGLETTVFEGVEENPSWATCLRGRDFLLRQGAELIIALGGGSVLDTAKAMALAVTNTGSLAGMIERRDYLREPLPTMAIPTTAGTGSEVTQYCIITDENTHDKLNLHTPHSFPKTAILDPICTISMPEALAIGTGMDALSHAVEGFLSRRACSESDRVALESIGMIGKFLEAGIREPENLELRENMLLAAAKAGAVISRTGTILLHALGYRLTLDHGVHHGLANAVLFYPFLLVTQRYQPQKVQGILDAFLGTHSTLEDLKGYLMRLGIKPDIGRFGVKSEEFEAIARYVLAKKNLPDTPFPVTSRDIFEILALAMN; from the coding sequence TTGAAAGTCAAAATTAGGGAACTAAACCTTCCGGTGCCTACCAGGGTAATATATGGGCAAAAGCTTATCGATGAGATGGTAACGTTCCTTCCTGCCACAGTCAGAAAAGTAACCATCGTTATTGGGAAGGGAAGTGTAAGGAGAAGCGGCCTGCTTGACCGCATCTTAACTCCCCTGCAGAAACATGGCCTGGAAACGACTGTATTTGAAGGCGTGGAAGAAAATCCGTCCTGGGCTACCTGCCTGCGGGGCAGGGACTTCCTCTTAAGGCAGGGAGCAGAGTTAATCATCGCCTTGGGCGGCGGCTCTGTCCTGGATACAGCCAAGGCCATGGCCCTGGCCGTTACAAACACGGGATCGCTGGCCGGGATGATAGAGCGAAGGGATTATTTACGAGAACCCCTTCCCACTATGGCCATCCCGACCACGGCGGGGACCGGGAGCGAGGTGACGCAGTATTGCATCATCACGGATGAGAATACCCATGACAAGTTAAACCTGCATACCCCGCACTCCTTTCCCAAGACCGCTATTCTCGATCCTATTTGTACGATATCCATGCCAGAGGCCCTGGCCATAGGGACCGGGATGGATGCCCTGAGCCATGCCGTAGAAGGCTTTCTCTCCCGGAGGGCGTGCAGCGAATCCGACCGGGTGGCCCTGGAGAGTATAGGAATGATCGGAAAGTTCCTGGAGGCTGGTATAAGGGAGCCTGAGAATCTGGAACTGCGCGAAAATATGCTCCTGGCCGCCGCTAAAGCCGGCGCGGTCATCTCCCGGACCGGCACTATACTGCTGCACGCCCTGGGCTACCGCCTTACCCTCGACCACGGCGTGCACCACGGCCTGGCCAATGCGGTTCTCTTTTATCCTTTCCTGCTGGTCACTCAAAGGTATCAGCCTCAAAAAGTGCAAGGAATCCTGGACGCATTTCTCGGAACCCACTCCACGCTGGAGGATCTCAAGGGTTACCTGATGCGGCTCGGCATTAAACCGGACATCGGCCGTTTCGGTGTTAAGTCCGAAGAATTCGAGGCCATAGCCCGCTATGTACTGGCTAAAAAGAACCTTCCGGACACCCCTTTTCCTGTAACCTCCAGGGATATTTTTGAAATACTCGCCCTGGCTATGAACTAA
- the amrS gene encoding AmmeMemoRadiSam system radical SAM enzyme: MKEAMLYVKEEEQKVRCNLCNHHCLIMPGKHGICGVRENRDGMLYSLVYGQVIARHIDPIEKKPLFHFHPGSKSYSIATVGCNFHCLFCQNYEISQMPKDEKRIAGEPFPPEEVVAAAEKLKCQSISYTYTEPTIFFEYAYDSARLANDRGIKNVFVSNGYMSQEAIKTIQPYLHAANIDLKAYSEKFYKEICGAKLMPVLENLNLMKKLGIWVEVTTLIIPTLNDSEKELQEIAAFIRTELGPETPWHVSRFHPMYRLTSVPSTPVQTVLKAREIGLKAGLYYVYSGNIPGQGGENTYCHKCGALLIERLGFTILQYNVIDAKCPKCHAAVHGVGM; encoded by the coding sequence ATGAAAGAGGCCATGCTTTATGTAAAGGAAGAGGAACAGAAGGTACGGTGCAACCTCTGTAACCACCACTGCCTTATTATGCCCGGCAAGCACGGTATTTGCGGCGTGCGGGAAAATAGAGATGGGATGTTGTATTCCCTGGTTTACGGGCAGGTCATTGCCCGCCATATAGACCCTATAGAAAAAAAGCCCCTTTTTCACTTCCATCCCGGTTCAAAATCCTACTCCATAGCCACGGTGGGATGCAATTTTCACTGCCTCTTTTGCCAGAACTATGAGATTTCACAGATGCCCAAAGACGAAAAAAGGATCGCGGGCGAGCCTTTTCCTCCGGAGGAAGTAGTAGCCGCCGCTGAGAAGCTGAAGTGCCAATCTATTTCTTATACTTATACCGAACCGACTATCTTCTTTGAATACGCCTATGATTCAGCGCGACTGGCCAATGACCGGGGGATAAAAAATGTCTTTGTCTCCAATGGCTACATGAGCCAAGAAGCTATCAAAACCATTCAGCCCTACCTCCACGCAGCGAACATTGACCTCAAGGCTTATAGCGAGAAATTTTACAAGGAGATCTGCGGGGCTAAACTAATGCCGGTCCTGGAAAACCTTAACCTCATGAAAAAACTGGGCATCTGGGTGGAGGTTACGACCCTTATCATCCCCACACTCAATGATTCTGAAAAAGAATTACAGGAGATTGCCGCCTTTATCCGGACAGAGTTAGGGCCGGAAACCCCCTGGCACGTCAGCCGGTTCCATCCCATGTACAGGTTAACCAGTGTCCCCTCCACACCGGTGCAAACCGTGCTCAAGGCCCGGGAGATCGGCCTGAAGGCCGGACTCTATTATGTCTATTCCGGTAATATCCCGGGGCAGGGAGGGGAGAACACTTACTGTCATAAATGTGGCGCCCTATTAATTGAGCGCCTTGGGTTCACTATCCTGCAGTATAATGTAATTGATGCCAAATGCCCAAAGTGCCATGCGGCGGTTCATGGGGTGGGCATGTGA
- the ilvD gene encoding dihydroxy-acid dehydratase — protein sequence MRSDAMKKGLEKSPHRALFKAMGYTDEEIRRPLIGIANSYNEIIPGHVHLNQIATAVKAGVRMAGGTPIEFSTIGVCDGIAMNHEGMKYSLASRELIADSVEVMARAHPFDGLVLVPNCDKIIPGMLMAMLRLNIPAIMVSGGPMLAGSFRGKEIDLITVFEGVGKVRAGKMPAKMLQALEDAACPGCGSCAGMFTANSMNCLTEALGLGLPGNGTIPAVSAARQRLAKAAGIKVMELLKKGLRPRDIATLSAFKNAIAVDMALGCSTNTVLHVPAIAHEARINLPLSLFNEISRKTPHLCSLSPAGHHHLQDLDAAGGIPAILSELAGVGLIDTTVMTATGKKLADNLKGKNILDKTVIRPVKDPYHAEGGIAILYGNLAPDGGVVKQSAVAPEMLRHEGPARVFDSEEQAVSTILGGKIKKGDVVVIRYEGPKGGPGMREMLTPTSAIVGMGLGKDVALITDGRFSGGTQGAAIGHVSPEAAEGGAIALVQEGDRIGIDIPGKTITLKVNEKEMARRKKGWKPLEPKIKEGYAYRYAQWVTSGSTGAVFKEKP from the coding sequence ATGCGAAGTGATGCTATGAAAAAGGGGCTGGAGAAATCACCACACCGCGCCCTTTTTAAGGCCATGGGTTACACCGACGAGGAGATCAGGAGGCCCCTCATCGGCATAGCCAATTCCTATAATGAAATAATCCCCGGCCATGTCCATCTCAATCAGATCGCGACCGCAGTTAAGGCCGGTGTGCGCATGGCCGGAGGGACGCCCATCGAGTTTTCCACCATCGGCGTCTGTGATGGAATTGCCATGAACCACGAAGGGATGAAATACTCCCTGGCCAGCCGGGAGCTTATAGCCGATTCGGTTGAGGTCATGGCCCGGGCCCACCCCTTTGATGGATTAGTGTTGGTCCCCAACTGCGATAAGATCATCCCGGGCATGTTAATGGCCATGCTGCGCCTTAACATACCGGCCATAATGGTCAGTGGCGGCCCAATGCTGGCGGGCTCCTTCCGGGGAAAGGAGATAGACCTGATCACGGTATTTGAAGGCGTCGGTAAGGTCAGGGCCGGCAAGATGCCTGCAAAAATGCTTCAGGCCCTTGAGGATGCGGCCTGTCCGGGCTGTGGTTCTTGTGCCGGTATGTTCACGGCCAACTCCATGAACTGCCTGACAGAGGCCCTGGGCCTGGGCCTGCCCGGCAACGGCACTATCCCGGCCGTCTCAGCCGCCCGCCAGCGCCTGGCCAAGGCAGCCGGCATCAAGGTCATGGAGCTGCTGAAAAAGGGCCTGCGGCCGCGGGATATTGCCACACTCTCTGCCTTTAAGAATGCCATTGCCGTGGATATGGCCCTGGGGTGTTCAACCAACACCGTTCTTCATGTGCCGGCCATCGCCCATGAAGCCCGGATAAATCTTCCCCTTTCTCTATTTAATGAAATCAGCCGGAAAACCCCTCACCTCTGTAGTCTCAGCCCGGCCGGGCACCATCATCTCCAGGACCTCGACGCGGCCGGCGGCATCCCGGCCATCCTCTCCGAATTGGCGGGGGTCGGATTAATAGACACTACGGTTATGACCGCGACCGGCAAAAAGCTCGCGGATAATCTTAAGGGTAAAAACATTCTTGACAAGACCGTAATACGGCCGGTCAAAGACCCATACCATGCTGAGGGAGGCATCGCCATACTCTATGGCAACCTGGCGCCGGATGGGGGGGTGGTGAAACAGTCGGCCGTCGCCCCGGAAATGTTAAGGCACGAAGGGCCGGCCCGGGTATTCGATTCGGAGGAACAGGCAGTCTCCACCATCTTAGGGGGGAAGATAAAAAAGGGTGACGTTGTCGTCATCCGGTACGAAGGGCCAAAGGGCGGCCCGGGTATGCGCGAGATGCTAACCCCGACCTCGGCTATCGTGGGGATGGGCCTGGGGAAAGATGTGGCCCTGATTACGGACGGACGTTTCAGTGGCGGCACGCAGGGGGCGGCTATCGGCCATGTCTCTCCGGAAGCTGCGGAGGGTGGGGCCATCGCCCTTGTCCAGGAGGGTGATCGCATCGGTATCGACATTCCTGGAAAGACGATAACCCTGAAAGTCAATGAGAAGGAAATGGCCAGACGTAAGAAGGGCTGGAAACCTTTGGAGCCAAAGATCAAGGAGGGCTATGCCTATCGGTACGCCCAGTGGGTGACCTCCGGCAGTACCGGGGCCGTCTTTAAGGAGAAGCCATGA
- the galT gene encoding galactose-1-phosphate uridylyltransferase has protein sequence MPELRKDPIVGRWVIISKERGKRPSDFIVEKEIAKGGFCPLCPGHENTTPKEVLAYGRNHGEPNTPGWTLRVVPNKYPALMIEGDLDKAGEGVYDKMNGIGAHEVIVETPNHDETLAELSPERLVEVLRSYRDRIIDLKKDMRFRYIMIFKNYGRAAGASLEHSHSQLIALPVVPELVCEELQGAKTYYNYKERCVFCDIIRQELTRGSRLVCENEDFLAITPFAPRAPFEMWILPKRHSSSYVDVTDDEFSRLAQIFSETFRRLNGAIPRVPYNYVLHTTPLKEGALDYYHWHFEIMPKLTMIAGFEWGTGFYINPTPPEDAAKFLRELTL, from the coding sequence ATGCCTGAATTGCGTAAAGATCCCATTGTTGGGCGATGGGTTATTATTTCTAAGGAGCGGGGCAAAAGACCGTCTGATTTCATTGTCGAAAAGGAGATCGCGAAAGGCGGGTTTTGTCCACTTTGCCCCGGTCACGAAAACACTACACCCAAAGAGGTTCTGGCTTATGGGCGTAATCATGGTGAGCCAAACACACCGGGCTGGACACTGCGAGTGGTTCCCAATAAATACCCGGCGCTTATGATTGAAGGGGACCTGGACAAAGCGGGTGAAGGTGTCTATGACAAGATGAACGGTATCGGCGCCCATGAAGTGATAGTAGAAACTCCTAATCATGATGAGACCCTGGCAGAGCTATCCCCCGAAAGGTTAGTAGAAGTCCTGCGGTCTTACCGTGATCGGATAATTGATTTAAAAAAGGACATGCGCTTTCGTTATATTATGATATTTAAGAATTATGGGCGTGCAGCGGGGGCGTCCCTGGAGCACTCACACTCTCAGCTTATTGCCCTTCCGGTTGTCCCGGAATTGGTATGTGAAGAGCTGCAGGGGGCAAAGACTTATTATAATTACAAGGAGCGTTGCGTTTTCTGCGATATAATACGTCAGGAGCTGACCCGGGGGAGCAGATTGGTATGCGAAAACGAAGACTTCTTAGCCATTACTCCGTTTGCTCCCCGCGCACCTTTTGAGATGTGGATATTACCAAAAAGGCATAGCTCCTCGTATGTGGACGTGACCGATGACGAGTTTAGCCGGTTGGCACAGATTTTCTCAGAGACATTTCGACGCCTTAACGGCGCAATCCCCCGGGTTCCGTACAACTATGTCTTACACACTACTCCTCTTAAGGAAGGCGCACTGGATTACTATCATTGGCACTTTGAGATAATGCCTAAATTAACCATGATCGCAGGTTTTGAATGGGGGACAGGTTTCTATATAAATCCTACCCCGCCCGAAGATGCGGCCAAATTCCTGCGTGAATTGACGCTCTAG
- a CDS encoding ATP-binding protein: MSPNHSLFKKTKKERTVETLARENESMVREISTLYKISGHLMTTVSVDEIGKTVIRAITGEEGLGFDRAVICLMDEQEAVLKEVWRGEKGEESSARDIIRPLNKDGGALAQAVQEKTPITINAGSDPVLSKIWFEGSDCADCAVVPIIAKDKVMGVIVVDNSCNNRATTKENVRVISMLANRTGLALDNARLYTLLDRTNKELVEARGLLAEAEKLAAMGEMASTLAHEIRNPLVSIGGLARRAIKVVNGDNAGRRYLEVIVDEVGRLEKTLNELLDYAQEPAESYVKKDLNHIVKECLELMRREFKEGSITVKKDLRSIPLIWCDERQLKHTLFNILLNARQAMPGGGAIRISSSVEEDDAGGYVTCTIKDTGGGIPEAILHNIFNPFFTTKKGGSGLGLAISYRIVSHHGGKIEVENEPGQGVAFSVKLPMNPEPRGHNVYKPKNKVTKQKIE, encoded by the coding sequence ATGAGCCCTAACCACAGCCTGTTTAAAAAAACAAAAAAGGAAAGGACAGTGGAGACGCTGGCCCGCGAAAACGAAAGCATGGTACGGGAGATCTCCACACTTTATAAGATAAGCGGTCACCTGATGACCACCGTTTCGGTAGATGAAATAGGAAAAACCGTTATCAGGGCTATAACCGGTGAAGAGGGCCTGGGCTTTGATCGAGCGGTAATCTGTCTGATGGATGAACAGGAGGCGGTTTTAAAAGAGGTATGGCGTGGGGAAAAAGGCGAGGAATCGTCGGCACGAGATATCATAAGACCATTAAACAAGGATGGCGGGGCGCTGGCTCAAGCCGTGCAGGAAAAAACCCCTATAACTATTAATGCCGGTTCAGATCCTGTGCTTAGCAAGATATGGTTTGAGGGCTCGGACTGTGCTGACTGCGCGGTGGTTCCCATTATAGCCAAGGATAAGGTAATGGGCGTCATAGTGGTCGATAATTCCTGTAATAATCGCGCCACAACTAAAGAGAATGTCCGTGTTATAAGCATGTTGGCCAATCGTACCGGCCTCGCCCTGGATAATGCCAGGCTTTACACCCTTCTTGATAGGACCAACAAAGAATTAGTAGAGGCCAGGGGACTGCTGGCAGAGGCGGAAAAATTGGCCGCCATGGGGGAGATGGCCTCTACCCTGGCGCACGAGATCAGGAACCCCCTGGTATCCATAGGTGGTCTGGCACGGCGGGCGATTAAAGTAGTAAATGGAGATAATGCTGGAAGGCGCTACCTCGAGGTAATTGTAGATGAAGTGGGGAGGCTGGAAAAGACCTTAAATGAGTTACTGGATTACGCCCAGGAACCGGCAGAGTCTTATGTAAAAAAAGACCTGAACCATATTGTCAAGGAATGTCTGGAACTGATGCGTCGTGAATTTAAAGAAGGGTCTATAACTGTAAAAAAAGACCTAAGGTCTATTCCACTGATATGGTGCGATGAGCGACAACTTAAGCACACCTTATTTAATATCCTGCTAAACGCCCGTCAGGCGATGCCCGGGGGCGGGGCCATCCGGATAAGTAGCTCTGTGGAAGAAGATGACGCAGGAGGGTATGTCACATGCACCATAAAAGATACCGGTGGAGGCATCCCGGAGGCCATTCTTCACAATATATTCAACCCCTTCTTTACCACAAAAAAGGGGGGATCCGGGCTGGGCCTGGCTATTTCTTACCGGATAGTTTCTCATCATGGCGGCAAAATAGAAGTTGAGAACGAGCCGGGTCAAGGGGTGGCTTTTTCCGTAAAACTGCCGATGAATCCTGAGCCTAGAGGGCATAATGTGTATAAACCAAAAAATAAGGTAACAAAACAAAAGATCGAATAA